From Triticum aestivum cultivar Chinese Spring chromosome 4A, IWGSC CS RefSeq v2.1, whole genome shotgun sequence, a single genomic window includes:
- the LOC123086093 gene encoding novel plant SNARE 13, translating to MASDVPMTPELQQMDGEIQDIFRALQNGFQKMDKIKDSNRQAKQLEDLTGKMKECKRLIKEFDRILKVEESKNPPEVNKQLNDRKQYMIKELNSYVTLRKTYQSSLGNNKRVELFDMGGTSSEPAADDNIQMASAMTNQQLVDSGRNQMDQTDEAIARSKMVVAQTVEVGSQTATTLTQQTEQMKRIGNELDSVHFSLKKASQLVKEIGRQVATDKCIMGLLALIVFGVIAIIVVKIVNPHNKNIPDIPGMAPPAQNFQTNRRLLSAKAFRGL from the exons ATGGCGAGCGACGTGCCCATGACCCCGGAGCTCCAGCAGATGGATGGAGAGATCCAGGACATCTTCCGCGCACTCCA AAATGGGTTCCAAAAGATGGACAAGATTAAAGATTCTAATAGGCAAGCTAAACAATTGGAGGATCTTACAGGGAAAATGAAGGAGTGCAAGCG CTTGATCAAAGAGTTTGATCGTATTCTGAAAGTCGAGGAGTCAAAGAACCCTCCTGAAGTCAACAAGCAGCTAAATGACAGAAAACAGTATATG ATCAAAGAGTTGAACTCCTATGTCACCTTGAGGAAGAC ATACCAAAGTAGCCTTGGTAACAACAAGCGGGTTGAACTCTTTGATATGGGTGGTACAAGTAGTGAGCCTGCCGCAGATGACAATATTCAAATGGCATCAG CTATGACGAATCAACAACTCGTTGATTCTGGAAGAAACCAAATGGATCAAACAGACGAAGCTATTGCACGTTCAAAAATG GTTGTTGCGCAAACTGTCGAAGTTGGATCTCAAACTGCTACAACATTAACACAGCAG ACGGAACAAATGAAGAGAATTGGCAATGAGCTCGATTCGGTTCACTTTTCGTTGAAGAAAGCTAGCCAGCTTGTGAAAGAGATTGGCCGGCAG GTAGCAACAGACAAATGCATCATGGGGTTGCTTGCTCTGATAGTTTTTGGCGTTATTGCAATTATCGTTGTTAAG ATTGTCAACCCGCATAACAAGAACATCCCAGATATCCCAGGAATGGCTCCACCTGCTCAAAATTTTCAGACTAACAGGAGATTGTTGTCAGCAAAAGCTTTCAGAGGTCTTTGA